Proteins from a single region of Candidatus Bathyarchaeota archaeon:
- a CDS encoding molybdopterin dinucleotide-binding protein has product MEEQKLKVTLLTGRTIEQGVGKEKGKSSKEYFDACSMCYMDAEDMRKLGVKNNTNVLVTTANGSVVLKAVKYPRAATPGLIYIPYGPWANAVCSDKTTSIGMPSFKGTPAEVEPAPDKKVLSMEELLMSEFGR; this is encoded by the coding sequence ATGGAAGAGCAAAAGTTAAAGGTAACTTTGCTTACAGGTCGCACGATAGAGCAGGGTGTCGGCAAAGAGAAAGGAAAAAGCTCCAAAGAATACTTTGATGCATGTTCAATGTGTTATATGGATGCAGAGGATATGCGGAAGCTTGGAGTAAAAAATAACACTAACGTTTTGGTAACCACTGCTAACGGCTCAGTTGTACTCAAAGCAGTTAAATATCCTCGCGCCGCAACACCTGGCTTGATTTACATTCCCTACGGACCATGGGCAAATGCTGTATGCAGCGACAAAACCACCAGCATCGGCATGCCCTCATTTAAGGGAACTCCCGCCGAAGTAGAACCAGCCCCTGACAAAAAGGTTCTGAGCATGGAAGAGTTATTGATGAGTGAATTTGGGAGGTAA
- a CDS encoding paraslipin codes for MYELEITIIGVTITAVVLLLLSMSVKKVNQYEKGLVERFNAYEKTVEPGLRLITPFIERILRVNMREQVIDVPPQEIITEDNVVVTIDAVIYYQVVDARRAIYEVEDFELAIVKLAQTTLRNIVGEMSLDVCLTSREKINVELRSVLDQATDKWGTKVNRIELQRIDPPHDIQTAMHKQKTAEQERRQLRLLATGRKEAAEQEKQAAILKAQGEKQAAILSAEGEAKAVELVAEAQAKAVKVVSEAANAYFKENAQLNKKLDVVRDTFSQQTKLIVPATSDILNVIGLEGATVLPVKTEQKQGQSATSR; via the coding sequence ATGTACGAGTTAGAAATAACAATAATTGGCGTAACCATAACAGCAGTAGTACTGCTCTTATTATCAATGTCCGTAAAAAAAGTCAATCAATACGAAAAGGGCTTAGTGGAAAGATTCAACGCTTACGAAAAAACCGTTGAGCCTGGACTACGCTTGATAACACCATTCATTGAAAGAATTCTCCGTGTGAACATGCGAGAGCAAGTCATAGATGTGCCGCCTCAAGAGATTATCACCGAAGACAACGTCGTCGTAACAATTGACGCTGTAATCTACTATCAAGTGGTTGATGCAAGACGAGCTATCTATGAAGTAGAAGACTTCGAGCTAGCCATAGTAAAACTAGCGCAAACAACACTCAGAAACATAGTCGGCGAAATGAGCCTTGACGTATGTTTAACATCCAGAGAAAAAATTAACGTTGAACTCAGAAGCGTCCTTGATCAAGCTACAGATAAATGGGGCACAAAAGTAAACCGCATCGAACTACAAAGAATCGACCCCCCACACGATATACAAACAGCCATGCACAAGCAAAAAACAGCTGAACAGGAAAGACGCCAACTACGCTTACTAGCCACAGGAAGAAAAGAAGCAGCCGAACAAGAAAAACAAGCAGCCATACTCAAAGCACAAGGTGAAAAGCAAGCCGCAATCCTCAGCGCTGAAGGCGAAGCAAAAGCTGTTGAACTAGTTGCAGAGGCACAAGCAAAAGCAGTTAAAGTTGTGTCAGAAGCAGCAAACGCCTACTTTAAAGAGAACGCGCAACTAAACAAAAAACTCGACGTTGTCCGCGATACATTCTCGCAACAAACTAAGCTTATCGTTCCAGCGACATCAGACATCTTAAACGTAATCGGGCTTGAAGGCGCCACAGTGCTACCAGTAAAAACGGAGCAAAAACAAGGCCAATCAGCGACAAGTAGGTAA
- a CDS encoding molybdenum cofactor guanylyltransferase, translated as MTKRAAIILAGGRGQRFQTAEGKWQDKALAMLDGKPLIVHAIENVQSVVDEVIVVVNDNEGRKSVYNDAMQRYGINDARIVTDLKINRLSGPLIAILTGLKSANADYCLTVPCDVPLLSEKVADYMFNEIDGSYVAVPVWPNGRLETLLMVLDRVKALEVTDVLAQLGRSHPDDIIRGLLHALFVSPLGQIKVLDPELKSFVNINSQEDLARLQPRQAQGPVVENIRLNLGTLPSGALTLLVEVSERYNSTDYLKASEVFAQCASTFEREHLFFWAALSREHQAKTLLNMTIPQLTRQIKDAFQKAAQNYSAEAAQYMENGCYLLAKRATADKAWCLSQIKQ; from the coding sequence ATGACAAAGCGAGCGGCGATAATCCTTGCTGGCGGAAGAGGGCAGAGGTTTCAGACCGCAGAGGGGAAATGGCAGGACAAGGCTCTTGCAATGCTTGATGGTAAACCCTTGATAGTTCATGCTATCGAGAACGTTCAAAGCGTTGTGGATGAAGTTATTGTTGTGGTCAATGATAATGAGGGGCGTAAGTCAGTTTATAATGATGCCATGCAAAGGTACGGGATTAATGATGCAAGAATAGTTACTGACCTAAAAATTAACCGTCTTAGTGGGCCACTGATTGCGATTTTAACAGGGCTAAAATCAGCCAATGCAGATTACTGTCTGACGGTTCCTTGTGATGTGCCTTTGCTCAGCGAAAAAGTGGCAGATTACATGTTTAATGAAATTGACGGCTCCTATGTTGCTGTTCCAGTGTGGCCCAACGGCAGGCTTGAAACATTACTCATGGTTCTTGACCGCGTCAAAGCCTTGGAAGTTACCGACGTGCTCGCTCAGCTTGGGCGTTCGCACCCTGACGACATAATAAGAGGCTTGCTACATGCCCTTTTTGTTTCACCCCTTGGGCAGATTAAAGTTTTAGACCCAGAGCTAAAGAGCTTTGTAAACATCAACTCACAAGAAGACTTAGCACGATTGCAGCCTCGTCAAGCTCAAGGACCAGTTGTGGAAAACATTAGGTTGAATCTTGGCACTCTGCCGAGTGGCGCGTTAACGCTTCTAGTAGAGGTATCTGAGAGATACAACAGTACCGATTATTTAAAAGCATCAGAAGTATTTGCCCAATGTGCCTCCACTTTTGAGAGGGAACACTTGTTTTTTTGGGCAGCTCTGAGCCGAGAGCATCAAGCCAAAACCCTCCTAAACATGACAATACCGCAGTTAACCAGACAAATAAAAGACGCTTTCCAAAAAGCCGCCCAAAACTACTCTGCCGAAGCCGCCCAGTATATGGAAAACGGCTGCTACCTGCTGGCAAAAAGGGCAACCGCCGACAAGGCATGGTGCCTATCGCAAATAAAGCAATGA
- a CDS encoding formylmethanofuran dehydrogenase subunit A, whose translation MTELLIKNGFVFDPLNGINGEKMDIAVKNGKIVAKVNEHKAKVIDASGLIIMPGGVDIHTHIAGGEVNTGRMVRPEDHVKDAVRKTAITRSGTGYSIPSTFVTGYRYSQMGYTTVMNPSMAPLEAKHTHEELNDIPLLDKATYPLIGDWWFVLEYLRKGDIEGCARHVAWMLSTTKGYAIKIVNPGGLESWGFGRNVHSIDDEVPNFCITPRDIMCGLAKVNKLLNLPHSIHLHTNNLGLPGNYTTTLETMKALESIPYEGRPVGHITHLQFSSFGGDGWGNMCSAAEPIAKYINNHNHMTFDMGQVIFTDTTTMTADGPFEYTLYQLSGHKWVNSDVETETSGGIIPFHYKKNNAVNATQWSIALELALLVEDPWKMFMTTDHPNGGPFFAYPKILAWLMSKKARMATLKKCHKKAQKKSLLPSIKRELSLYELAIVTRAGQAKALGLKNKGHLGVGADADIAIYNINPETTDIAKKYKAARKAFGNASYTIKDGQIVVKDGEVVQHADGRTMWLDVQTEEPCVIDEEMKKRFRDYWTVDYENYPVYDHYIKVKDPITVKASV comes from the coding sequence ATGACTGAGTTGTTGATAAAAAACGGCTTCGTCTTTGACCCCTTAAACGGGATTAACGGCGAGAAAATGGATATAGCCGTTAAGAACGGCAAGATTGTTGCGAAGGTGAATGAGCATAAGGCTAAGGTGATAGACGCTTCTGGCTTGATCATTATGCCGGGTGGTGTGGACATTCACACTCATATTGCAGGCGGAGAAGTTAACACTGGCAGAATGGTTCGCCCCGAGGACCACGTTAAAGATGCTGTCCGCAAGACAGCTATAACAAGGTCAGGCACAGGTTATTCGATTCCATCGACTTTCGTTACTGGCTACCGCTATTCACAAATGGGTTACACAACCGTCATGAACCCGTCAATGGCGCCTCTGGAAGCCAAGCACACTCATGAAGAATTAAACGACATACCGCTTCTTGACAAGGCAACTTACCCCTTAATCGGCGACTGGTGGTTTGTTCTTGAATACCTGCGGAAAGGCGACATAGAAGGATGCGCAAGGCACGTTGCTTGGATGCTTTCCACCACAAAAGGTTACGCCATAAAAATTGTGAATCCTGGCGGATTGGAATCTTGGGGTTTCGGCAGAAACGTTCACAGCATTGATGATGAAGTTCCGAACTTTTGCATTACACCAAGAGACATTATGTGTGGTCTAGCAAAAGTAAACAAACTGCTTAATCTGCCGCATTCAATTCACCTGCACACCAACAACCTTGGCTTACCAGGCAATTACACTACAACGCTTGAGACAATGAAAGCATTAGAAAGCATACCTTATGAAGGCAGACCTGTGGGTCACATCACTCACTTGCAATTCAGCAGTTTCGGAGGCGACGGCTGGGGCAACATGTGTTCAGCTGCAGAGCCAATTGCCAAATACATCAACAATCACAATCACATGACCTTTGATATGGGGCAGGTAATTTTCACTGATACTACGACTATGACTGCTGATGGACCATTCGAATACACGCTCTACCAGTTAAGCGGACACAAATGGGTAAACAGCGATGTGGAAACCGAGACCAGCGGCGGAATCATTCCGTTCCACTACAAGAAAAACAATGCTGTAAACGCTACTCAATGGTCAATAGCTTTAGAACTTGCGTTGCTTGTTGAAGACCCGTGGAAGATGTTCATGACAACTGACCACCCCAACGGTGGGCCATTCTTTGCTTATCCAAAGATTTTAGCGTGGTTGATGAGCAAAAAGGCACGCATGGCAACGCTAAAGAAGTGCCACAAGAAGGCGCAAAAGAAGAGTTTGTTGCCTTCGATAAAGCGTGAGTTAAGCCTCTATGAACTAGCTATCGTTACTCGCGCTGGGCAAGCTAAAGCGTTAGGATTAAAGAATAAAGGTCACTTAGGCGTGGGCGCAGATGCTGACATAGCCATTTACAACATTAACCCTGAAACAACTGATATAGCCAAGAAGTACAAGGCAGCGCGTAAAGCCTTTGGTAATGCATCCTACACAATCAAGGATGGGCAAATAGTTGTTAAGGACGGCGAAGTAGTCCAGCATGCTGACGGCAGAACCATGTGGCTTGACGTGCAAACAGAAGAACCATGCGTGATTGACGAGGAGATGAAGAAACGATTTAGAGACTACTGGACGGTTGACTACGAGAATTATCCAGTATATGATCATTACATAAAAGTTAAAGACCCAATAACTGTGAAGGCGAGCGTTTAA
- a CDS encoding NfeD family protein, whose translation MKVTLTVKADELKLAQLLSKFAEKYRMTYKLNRKPNGYQLEVELNSEDFGEFIRRLNHLKDTTYNIEEMRGGGLLDRFNVSLLRTNVDALVGKEATAKTDVDVIDGGIVKIGGELWMAKPDDCKVIKEGSKVRVIRVEGVSLIVEGETEKECTS comes from the coding sequence TTGAAGGTCACTCTAACCGTAAAGGCAGACGAACTCAAACTTGCACAGTTACTCTCAAAGTTCGCCGAGAAATACCGCATGACTTACAAGCTAAACAGAAAACCCAACGGCTACCAGCTCGAAGTGGAACTAAACAGTGAAGACTTTGGAGAATTCATAAGACGATTAAACCACCTAAAAGACACAACCTACAACATTGAAGAAATGCGAGGCGGCGGCTTGCTTGACCGCTTCAACGTAAGCCTGCTAAGAACAAACGTGGATGCCTTAGTTGGCAAGGAGGCAACAGCAAAAACAGATGTGGACGTAATCGATGGCGGCATAGTCAAGATAGGTGGAGAGCTTTGGATGGCTAAACCTGATGATTGCAAAGTTATTAAAGAAGGGTCTAAGGTAAGGGTGATTCGGGTAGAAGGGGTTAGCCTTATAGTGGAAGGAGAAACTGAGAAAGAATGTACGAGTTAG
- a CDS encoding formylmethanofuran dehydrogenase subunit B, which yields MSIVTSVTCPICGCLCDDIELTIENNEVVKVKNGCAICESKFLGYRGEHRIKTPLMRKNGKLVPVTMDEAVHAAAEVLANSNYPILYGWSSTSSEAQRVGVELTEEVGGIMDNTAVVCHGPSILGVQEVGIPTCTLGQIRHRADLIIYWGCDPWSAHPRHLERYTSFAEGRFEKSAWKDYMQKLKAQAGQKKIQSLARSGFVKARTPRPQSCSLPGVPASISKRGRKLIVIDVRKSMSAEMADFFIQVEPNKDYELMQALRVLIKDGELDVDKVAGVPVEYLKQVADALVNCEFGVIFFGMGLTQTAGKFRNIEVAISLVRDLNMRTKFLIMPMRGHFNVTGANVVSAWQSGYPYGVDFSLGYPRYNPGETTCMDVLLRDEHDASLVIAADPGANFPKQAVKNMVKHPLIVIDPHMNATAMLGDIVFPAAFVGIEVEGTAYRMDHVPLPLKKVVEPPKGVLPDEEILRRILEEVRVIKKKKATKKAEAQ from the coding sequence ATGTCAATAGTAACCTCTGTAACATGTCCAATTTGCGGTTGCTTATGCGACGACATCGAACTCACGATTGAAAACAACGAAGTCGTCAAAGTGAAAAACGGCTGTGCAATCTGCGAATCAAAATTCCTTGGCTACCGTGGAGAACACAGAATCAAAACGCCGTTAATGAGGAAAAACGGTAAACTTGTTCCAGTAACAATGGACGAAGCAGTCCATGCTGCTGCTGAAGTTTTAGCAAACTCGAACTACCCGATTCTTTACGGTTGGAGTTCTACCAGTTCTGAAGCTCAACGTGTAGGAGTGGAGCTAACGGAAGAAGTCGGCGGCATTATGGATAACACGGCTGTTGTATGCCATGGTCCCTCAATTCTCGGGGTTCAAGAAGTCGGCATCCCAACATGCACGCTGGGACAAATTCGGCACCGCGCAGACTTAATCATATATTGGGGCTGTGACCCTTGGAGTGCACACCCAAGGCACCTTGAAAGATACACCAGTTTTGCAGAAGGCAGATTTGAGAAAAGCGCATGGAAAGATTACATGCAAAAGCTAAAAGCTCAGGCTGGACAAAAGAAAATCCAAAGCCTCGCCAGAAGCGGTTTTGTAAAAGCCCGAACGCCCCGACCGCAATCGTGCAGTTTACCAGGTGTTCCAGCTTCCATATCCAAGCGCGGACGAAAACTAATTGTAATCGATGTTAGGAAAAGCATGTCTGCGGAGATGGCTGACTTCTTTATTCAAGTGGAACCAAACAAAGACTACGAGTTGATGCAGGCATTGCGAGTGCTAATTAAGGATGGCGAACTTGACGTTGACAAGGTTGCAGGCGTTCCAGTAGAATACTTAAAGCAAGTTGCCGACGCCTTAGTAAACTGCGAGTTCGGCGTCATCTTCTTCGGCATGGGTTTAACTCAAACTGCTGGCAAATTCCGAAACATCGAAGTCGCAATATCGCTTGTCCGCGATTTGAACATGCGCACAAAGTTCCTAATCATGCCCATGAGAGGACACTTCAACGTCACAGGAGCCAACGTAGTTTCCGCGTGGCAAAGCGGCTATCCCTACGGCGTAGACTTCTCGCTTGGCTACCCACGCTACAATCCAGGAGAAACTACCTGTATGGACGTGCTCTTGCGGGATGAACATGATGCTTCACTGGTAATCGCTGCTGACCCTGGCGCAAATTTCCCCAAGCAAGCCGTTAAAAACATGGTTAAACATCCTTTGATTGTGATTGACCCGCACATGAATGCTACCGCCATGTTGGGTGACATTGTGTTTCCAGCGGCGTTTGTGGGCATAGAGGTTGAAGGCACAGCCTACCGTATGGATCATGTGCCTTTGCCGCTAAAGAAAGTTGTTGAACCGCCAAAAGGGGTTCTTCCTGACGAGGAAATACTTCGAAGAATCCTTGAGGAAGTTCGAGTTATCAAGAAAAAGAAAGCAACCAAAAAAGCGGAGGCTCAATAA
- the mobB gene encoding molybdopterin-guanine dinucleotide biosynthesis protein B, which produces MVVLIAAFGVSGSGKTTTLEYLISKLTAEGFKVGAIKHIHRENFTIDKEGTNTWRFSKAGSKVTVAVSAEEIAVIEKTKVALSDLDRIISELEHKQLDIVFIEGFHSFISKRPDILKIVTAKTAEDLNKTLSESVPPVLAVTGLIAKTKLPPSEVPYLNLPDEGPKLLELVKEYLASVKK; this is translated from the coding sequence ATGGTTGTGTTGATTGCTGCCTTCGGAGTGAGCGGTTCAGGCAAGACCACTACTCTTGAATATTTGATTTCAAAGCTCACAGCTGAAGGGTTCAAAGTCGGAGCCATAAAGCACATTCACCGAGAAAACTTCACCATAGACAAAGAAGGCACTAACACGTGGCGGTTCAGCAAGGCTGGGTCAAAAGTTACAGTTGCTGTCTCGGCTGAGGAAATTGCGGTAATCGAAAAGACGAAGGTTGCCTTAAGTGATTTGGATAGAATAATTAGCGAGTTGGAACACAAGCAGCTCGATATCGTCTTTATCGAGGGATTTCACAGTTTCATTTCAAAAAGACCAGATATCCTCAAGATAGTAACCGCAAAAACAGCCGAGGACTTAAACAAGACGCTAAGCGAGTCTGTTCCTCCCGTGCTGGCGGTTACGGGTCTAATAGCTAAAACCAAGTTGCCCCCAAGCGAAGTACCTTACCTTAATCTGCCCGATGAAGGACCAAAACTCCTTGAACTTGTCAAAGAATACTTAGCATCGGTTAAAAAATAG
- a CDS encoding formylmethanofuran dehydrogenase subunit C → MIILTPLKKFTFPVTAECINPDVFQGKNTSAIANLTVFEGNRQKKLGDLFKIEEVSAESPNITINGDVSEVRRIGMGMKNGEIIINGNAGMHLGEKMAGGKITVNGNAGQWTGSSMKNGLIEIHGDASDYLASPYRGSTEGMKGGKIVVDGNVGSDSGCYLRGGLIKIKGSNTGQFLGFHMSDGTIHVEKDASTRVGTNMTGGKIIVSGKIEEMMPSFTIDSVKVKVKVDDTESATGPFYVFLGDLAENGTGKIFVSKANNPHLKTYEKYL, encoded by the coding sequence ATGATAATTTTAACTCCACTAAAAAAATTCACTTTCCCAGTAACAGCTGAATGCATAAACCCCGACGTATTCCAAGGCAAAAACACTTCCGCAATAGCAAACTTGACAGTCTTTGAAGGCAACAGACAAAAGAAACTTGGCGACCTCTTCAAAATCGAAGAAGTCAGTGCTGAATCACCAAACATAACTATTAACGGTGATGTTAGCGAAGTCCGCAGAATAGGCATGGGCATGAAAAACGGAGAAATAATCATCAACGGCAACGCAGGCATGCATCTGGGCGAGAAAATGGCAGGCGGCAAAATCACTGTTAATGGCAACGCAGGTCAATGGACAGGCAGTTCAATGAAGAACGGCTTGATTGAAATCCACGGAGACGCAAGTGACTACTTAGCATCTCCATATCGAGGAAGCACTGAAGGAATGAAGGGTGGAAAAATAGTCGTTGACGGCAACGTTGGAAGTGATTCAGGATGCTATTTACGCGGCGGATTAATCAAAATAAAAGGCAGCAATACAGGGCAATTCTTGGGCTTCCACATGAGCGACGGAACAATCCATGTTGAAAAGGACGCTAGCACAAGAGTGGGCACAAACATGACAGGCGGAAAAATCATAGTATCAGGCAAAATAGAGGAAATGATGCCCTCCTTCACCATCGACAGCGTAAAAGTCAAAGTCAAAGTTGACGATACCGAATCAGCAACAGGTCCATTCTACGTGTTCTTAGGCGACCTTGCAGAAAACGGTACAGGAAAAATCTTCGTTTCAAAAGCAAACAATCCGCACCTGAAAACCTACGAAAAATACCTCTAA
- the fdhD gene encoding formate dehydrogenase accessory sulfurtransferase FdhD yields the protein MVRQVDITKINLSAKSVEKITDYVAEESPLQLFVNSTFWATILCTPTNIKELAVGHLLSEGIIKSIEEIVEVTEKENACTVKLKPNVNVEDRISISRLHARVIPSACGSGSPYQYKGKIPIVTSNLTVAAKIVFESVNQLNFKAQVFRQTGGVHAAAIYKGDGSLIAMAEDVGRHNAVDKVIGMAALGKIDFAECFLALSGRISGDVAFKAAKVGLPIVASLSAALSSGITTAKESNVTIAGFVRGKRLNIYTVPERIII from the coding sequence ATGGTACGCCAAGTTGACATAACAAAAATCAATCTCTCAGCTAAAAGCGTCGAAAAAATTACCGATTACGTTGCCGAAGAGAGCCCCTTGCAACTGTTTGTAAACAGCACTTTTTGGGCAACCATACTGTGCACACCCACCAACATAAAAGAACTCGCAGTAGGTCACCTCCTATCCGAAGGCATCATTAAGTCAATTGAGGAAATAGTCGAAGTCACCGAAAAAGAAAATGCTTGCACGGTTAAGCTAAAACCAAACGTTAACGTTGAAGACCGCATTAGCATTTCACGGCTCCACGCCCGTGTGATTCCTTCCGCCTGTGGAAGCGGCTCACCCTACCAGTACAAAGGCAAAATCCCAATAGTTACCTCAAACTTGACAGTAGCCGCCAAGATTGTTTTTGAGAGTGTCAACCAACTTAACTTTAAGGCGCAGGTGTTTCGGCAAACAGGCGGTGTGCACGCTGCGGCAATCTACAAAGGCGACGGTTCACTGATTGCAATGGCTGAAGATGTCGGCAGGCACAACGCAGTTGACAAGGTTATCGGGATGGCGGCTTTAGGCAAGATTGATTTTGCAGAGTGCTTTCTGGCTTTAAGCGGGCGCATATCGGGTGATGTTGCGTTCAAGGCGGCAAAAGTCGGCTTGCCAATTGTGGCATCTCTCTCAGCAGCCCTCTCCTCAGGCATCACCACAGCCAAAGAATCAAATGTAACCATAGCAGGATTCGTAAGGGGCAAACGATTAAACATCTACACAGTACCCGAAAGAATTATCATTTAA
- a CDS encoding flippase-like domain-containing protein: MAQTPVPLSVKKWILISAAIGYAALIIYLLYFVGIWDIAEALLKVNLAVYLFAIAAVIISITLHTLVWFQLLNFVNIKLSFRRTYILYWLGIFVDNLIPGGWSGDLFKAYLLGREPDIDSGRAVASVVAKNMYEAIFNLGNMVLGLVLLLLNYTLEGAIFIGIGGIMLLLTLPLIILMIVSFRPDGAKRIVNLFIRGTARLTRNRVNLLKFESAANKLLDDYHDGMKILIENPRMLVKPMALSFFAWAFEILTLYLVFVSLGFFVPADKVIIVRSIAGNIEAQGYAFAGYAQIVTTALYTALGILPAVAASVGLLGGVVIFWLKTGISYTAFHCVIFADCASYVCNLVREKENKCPEKETENG; this comes from the coding sequence ATGGCTCAAACACCCGTTCCCCTTTCTGTCAAAAAATGGATTCTAATCTCAGCTGCTATAGGCTACGCGGCACTTATCATTTACCTACTCTACTTCGTAGGTATCTGGGATATAGCGGAAGCCCTACTAAAGGTAAACTTGGCCGTGTACCTCTTCGCAATTGCGGCAGTAATAATCTCCATTACCCTTCATACTCTCGTTTGGTTTCAGCTCTTAAATTTCGTTAACATTAAACTGAGTTTTCGTCGAACCTACATATTGTATTGGCTGGGTATTTTTGTAGACAACCTCATTCCTGGAGGGTGGTCTGGCGACTTGTTCAAAGCGTATCTTTTGGGCAGAGAACCAGACATTGACAGTGGCAGAGCAGTTGCTTCAGTTGTTGCAAAAAATATGTATGAAGCGATTTTCAATTTAGGAAACATGGTTTTGGGTTTAGTTCTGCTTTTGCTAAACTACACGTTGGAAGGTGCTATTTTTATCGGCATAGGCGGAATCATGCTTCTTCTTACACTGCCATTGATTATCTTGATGATTGTTAGCTTTAGACCCGATGGCGCAAAGCGGATAGTTAATCTATTCATACGCGGCACTGCACGCTTAACTCGAAACAGAGTGAACCTATTAAAATTTGAGAGCGCAGCCAACAAGCTTTTGGATGATTATCATGATGGCATGAAAATCCTAATTGAAAACCCACGGATGCTTGTGAAGCCGATGGCGCTGTCTTTTTTTGCTTGGGCGTTTGAAATCTTAACGCTCTACCTTGTCTTTGTATCACTGGGGTTCTTTGTTCCAGCAGATAAAGTGATAATTGTGCGTTCCATCGCAGGCAACATTGAAGCCCAAGGATACGCCTTCGCAGGATACGCCCAAATAGTCACTACAGCACTCTACACAGCTTTAGGGATTCTTCCAGCCGTAGCAGCGTCAGTTGGTTTGCTTGGAGGAGTGGTCATCTTCTGGCTTAAAACAGGCATCTCATACACAGCGTTCCATTGTGTGATCTTTGCCGATTGCGCAAGCTACGTATGCAACCTTGTCAGGGAAAAAGAAAATAAGTGCCCAGAAAAAGAAACTGAAAACGGCTAA
- a CDS encoding EF-Tu/IF-2/RF-3 family GTPase → MGNITVAILGALDYGTNLGKKGTATDITFYNLKRGEDTVTFLEPSRYPERLAPLFYAVSLSKKAIIIVDELNAILGEILVMLQCSGIQSGYFVLRNYIPKEKIQPLIQGTSLEKFEIINDDPNFLREQLLQEVAQQKPTEPQAEQQAIGTVPVDHAFNVKGVGTVILGIVVNGVIQKHAALTVFPAAKTAQVRSIQKHDDEFDFASEGARVGLALKNVSVEDLDRGAVLTNDSSVKAETVLKVAASLVKYWQTPIKQGMVVHLGHWAQFITAKVEAIEDSGDWRKPTLTLALDKPLVYRPNDKAVLMYLEGAKLRVAGTIQL, encoded by the coding sequence ATGGGAAATATCACAGTAGCCATCTTGGGCGCTCTTGACTACGGCACCAATCTCGGTAAAAAAGGAACAGCCACAGACATAACATTCTACAACTTAAAGAGGGGCGAAGACACGGTAACTTTTCTCGAGCCTTCACGGTACCCTGAACGGTTAGCTCCATTGTTCTATGCTGTTTCATTATCAAAAAAAGCAATAATCATCGTAGATGAGCTAAACGCAATCTTAGGCGAAATCCTCGTCATGCTTCAGTGCTCAGGGATTCAAAGCGGCTACTTTGTCTTGAGAAACTACATTCCCAAAGAAAAAATCCAACCTCTCATACAGGGAACAAGCTTAGAAAAATTCGAAATCATAAATGATGACCCCAACTTCCTAAGAGAGCAACTCTTACAGGAAGTCGCACAGCAAAAACCAACCGAACCACAGGCTGAGCAACAAGCAATTGGCACAGTTCCAGTAGACCATGCTTTCAACGTAAAAGGGGTCGGCACCGTAATACTTGGCATAGTCGTAAACGGCGTCATCCAAAAACACGCTGCCCTCACCGTTTTTCCCGCGGCAAAAACAGCGCAGGTTCGCTCCATCCAAAAGCACGACGATGAATTTGACTTTGCAAGCGAAGGCGCCCGCGTTGGACTGGCACTCAAAAACGTTTCTGTTGAAGATTTAGACCGTGGAGCTGTTTTGACAAACGATTCTTCAGTTAAGGCTGAGACGGTTCTGAAAGTTGCGGCTTCGCTGGTTAAGTATTGGCAGACGCCGATAAAGCAGGGCATGGTCGTGCATCTTGGTCACTGGGCACAATTCATAACTGCAAAAGTGGAAGCTATCGAGGATTCAGGCGACTGGAGAAAACCCACCCTAACCTTAGCATTGGATAAACCACTAGTTTATCGTCCAAACGATAAAGCAGTGCTTATGTATCTTGAGGGCGCTAAACTCCGAGTTGCTGGAACAATCCAGCTCTAG